From Scleropages formosus chromosome 9, fSclFor1.1, whole genome shotgun sequence, one genomic window encodes:
- the podn gene encoding podocan, which translates to MVRHLRTLYILILALALVHCQAEPEEEEEEEWEEDGVEEVEDTTLSIMLKTGDDSCPQNCNCIAEGVVDCAGVDLKEFPSDLSEDTRQLSLQNNQIETVTVENLARLHQLETLNLQNNRLTSHGLEDEGFEILEQLNYLYLANNKLTAAPKHLPPSLVSADFAANQLTTIFPYTFGYKPQLRSVYLHNNKLTDAGLPEHMFNGSDNLETLIMSSNFLKYVPRSLPSALSRLHLKNNKLEKIPPGAFDSLSHLRELHLQNNLLSNDGMDNETFSRLNSLEYLDLSNNNLSVVPKGLPRNLVLLHLEKNSIRSITSDVLTPIRNLEYLLLHNNKLRSRAIHPLAFQGLKKLHTLHMYNNQLERVPRGLPRRAKTLMLLHNLISEINRNDLALLYTLTELNLSYNKITTPKLHKEAFRKLRLLESLDLSGNSLYALPLGLPKSLQVLKAKDNQMSIIPDGALSGMTNLREINLSNNQLKLSSIYQGAWQELTTLTTLDLSGNQLSHVPPDLPESLEYLYLQSNRISSIHASAFESVPKIKSIFLRFNRLPVNAVKESTFSYLKNLQVLDLGPAASDIGDKDDKEEEEEVEEDQ; encoded by the exons ATGGTGAGACACCTGAGGACCCTGTACATCCTGATACTGGCTCTGGCACTGGTGCATTGTCAAGCAGAgcctgaagaggaggaggaagaggagtggGAGGAAGATGGAGTAGAAGAAGTGGAAGATACAACCCTTTCCATCATGCTGAAGACTGGGGACGATTCTTGTCCACAAAACTGCAATTGCATTGCAGAGGGTGTTGTGGACTGTGCTGGGGTCGACCTCAAAGAATTCCCCAGTGACCTGTCAGAAGACACCCGCCAGCTGTCCTTGCAG AACAACCAAATAGAAACGGTGACTGTGGAGAACCTTGCCAGACTTCACCAACTCGAGACGCTAAACTTGCAGAACAACCGTCTTACTTCACATG gccTTGAAGATGAGGGTTTTGAGATACTTGAACAATTGAATTATTTGTACCTTGCAAATAACAAG CTCACTGCAGCACCCAAACACCTGCCTCCTTCACTGGTCAGTGCGGACTTTGCAGCAAACCAACTCACCACAATTTTTCCTTATACATTTGGATATAAACCACAgctaag GTCTGTTTATCTACACAATAACAAGCTGACAGATGCTGGGCTTCCTGAACACATGTTCAATGGCTCAGACAATTTGGAAACCCTCATCATGTCCAGCAACTTCCTCAAATATGTGCCCAGGAGCTTGCCATCAGCCCTGTCCCGCCTCCACTTAAAG AATAACAAATTGGAGAAGATCCCTCCTGGTGCTTTCGACAGCCTGTCTCACCTACGGGAGCTTCACCTGCAGAATAATCTTTTGAGCAATGATGGTATGGACAATGAAACATTCAG CCGGCTGAACAGTCTGGAATATCTGGACTTGTCCAACAACAACCTGAGTGTGGTACCCAAGGGCCTCCCACGCAATCTGGTGCTACTTCACCTGGAAAAGAACTCCATCCGCAGCATTACCAGTGATGTGCTGACTCCAATCCGCAACCTAGAGTACCTGCTTCTGCACAACAACAAGTTGCGCTCTcgtgccatccatccattagcCTTCCAGGGGCTGAAGAAGCTACACACCCTGCACATGTACAACAATCAACTGGAACGAGTGCCACGTGGCCTGCCGCGACGTGCAAAGACCCTCATGCTGTTGCACAATCTCATCTCGGAGATCAACCGCAATGACCTTGCCCTGCTCTACACGCTGACTGAGCTCAACCTCAGCTACAACAAAATCACCACCCCCAAGCTGCACAAGGAAGCCTTTCGCAAACTGCGCCTGCTTGAATCTCTGGACCTCTCAGGCAACAGCTTATATGCCCTGCCTCTTGGCCTGCCAAAGAGCCTGCAGGTACTGAAGGCAAAGGACAACCAGATGAGCATCATTCCTGATGGAGCGCTGAGCGGCATGACCAACCTGCGTGAAATCAACCTGAGCAACAACCAGCTGAAACTCAGCTCCATCTACCAGGGAGCCTGGCAAGAGCTGACTACACTAACG ACATTGGACTTATCTGGGAACCAGCTGTCTCATGTGCCCCCTGATCTGCCGGAATCCCTTGAGTACCTTTACCTGCAGAGCAACCGCATCAGCAGCATCCATGCTAGTGCCTTTGAGAGCGTGCCTAAGATCAAGAGCATCTTCCTTAG GTTCAACCGGTTACCTGTGAATGCTGTGAAGGAGAGCACATTTTCCTATTTGAAGAACCTGCAGGTGCTGGACCTTGGTCCTGCTGCCAGTGACATTGGGGATAAAGATgacaaagaagaagaggaagaggtaGAGGAAGATCAGTAG
- the LOC108935368 gene encoding carnitine O-palmitoyltransferase 2, mitochondrial-like, with amino-acid sequence MYFQNVDQPQEHSHRSHQHVMANLIRMRLHWAVGERNRVFTPRLPDGSWQSYSKNDGWQSEYLHRSIVPTMHYQKSLPRLPIPKLEDTIRRYLAAQRPLLSDDDYSKTEKMAYEFQKGVGKELHSELVAQDKKNKHTSYISALWLNMYLTQRNSLVLNFSPFMALNLDPKPEYNDQLVRSTNMVVSAVRLMKTFRAGFLEPEVFHLNPAKSGTDAFKSLIRWVPPSLSSVGAYLMKAYPLDMSQFYHMFNSTRIPRHGRDELFTDEKGRHLLVMRKGNMYVFDVVDRDGNLVKPAEIQAHLKFILSDQTPAPAFPLSFLSTENRDVWAGLREKLLAAGNVKALGLVDSALFCLCFDDETLHDPIQVFHNLLCGDGCNRWYDKSFSFIVTKNGRAGIQFEHSWADGLTIFRLLNEIFKDTTEWPQVSPGSQTAAADSASAVTKLQFKLNAELENSISKAKEKFQAAVSKLTIDIVEFKKGGKEMLRMNKLSPDAMAQLAFQMGFLHQYGQTANSYEASSTAKFLHGRTETIRSTTIHTKRCTHAFVHQANQHSVQELRGMLDECSRYHKQLIKEAAVGQGFDRHLFAMQHLATSKGLPLPAFYQDTAYSTMNHNILSSSSLTSPAFSFGGFTPMVPDGFGLGYSIHKEWISCFISSYPARNVTEFQRCVNKSLEGIFSVVEGKLLR; translated from the exons ATGTACTTTCAAAACGTGGATCAG CCTCAGGAGCACAGTCATCGATCACATCAGCATGTCATGGCTAATTTAATTCGTATGCGCTTACACTGGGCTGTGGGAGAGAGGAACCGGGTGTTTACCCCCCGTTTGCCAGACGGGTCCTGGCAAAGTTACAGCAAAAACGACGGGTGGCAGTCCGAGTACCTGCACAGGAGCATCGTGCCCACGATGCACTACCAGAAGAGCTTGCCGAG gctACCAATTCCAAAACTTGAAGACACAATCAGGCGGTATTTAGCTGCTCAGAGGCCGCTCCTCAGTGATGATGACTATAG TAAAACGGAGAAAATGGCTTACGAGTTCCAGAAGGGGGTGGGAAAAGAACTGCACAGTGAGTTGGTTGCTCAAGACAAGAAGAACAAGCACACCAGCTATATCTCTG CCCTGTGGCTCAACATGTACCTAACCCAACGTAATTCATTGGTATTGAACTTCAGTCCCTTTATGGCTTTAAACCTCGATCCCAAGCCAGAGTACAATGATCAACTAGTGCGGTCAACGAACATGGTGGTTTCAGCTGTCCGCCTCATGAAGACGTTTCGTGCTGGCTTCCTGGAGCCTGAGGTTTTCCACCTGAACCCTGCTAAGAGTGGCACTGATGCTTTCAAGAGTCTGATTCGCTGGGTGCCACCATCGTTGTCCTCAGTTGGGGCCTACTTGATGAAAGCCTACCCCTTGGACATGTCCCAGTTCTATCACATGTTCAACTCCACCCGCATCCCCAGACATGGTCGAGATGAGCTTTTCACTGACGAGAAGGGCCGGCATCTTCTAGTGATGAGAAAAGgcaatatgtatgtatttgatGTGGTCGACCGAGATGGGAACCTTGTGAAACCAGCAGAGATCCAGGCACACCTGAAGTTCATATTGTCTGACCAAACTCCGGCACCGGCCTTCCCGCTCTCCTTCCTGAGCACTGAGAACCGGGATGTGTGGGCAGGGTTGCGTGAAAAGTTGCTTGCTGCAGGGAATGTGAAAGCCCTTGGGCTTGTGGACAGTGCACTCTTCTGCCTCTGCTTTGATGATGAGACTCTGCACGATCCCATCCAAGTCTTTCATAACTTGCTGTGTGGTGACGGGTGCAACCGATGGTATGATAAGTCATTCAGCTTTATTGTTACAAAAAATGGGAGGGCTGGCATCCAATTTGAGCATTCTTGGGCTGATGGTCTAACTATCTTTCGCTTGCTGAATGAAATTTTTAAGGACACTACAGAATGGCCCCAGGTCAGCCCTGGCTCtcaaacagctgcagcagacTCAGCTTCTGCAGTGACAAAGTTGCAGTTCAAGCTGAATGCAGAACTAGAAAACAGTATCAGCAAGGCTAAAGAGAAGTTCCAGGCAGCTGTCTCCAAGCTGACCATCGATATAGTGGAGTTCAAAAAGGGGGGCAAGGAGATGCTGAGAATGAATAAGCTGAGCCCAGATGCCATGGCACAGCTGGCCTTTCAGATGGGCTTCCTGCACCAGTACGGGCAGACGGCGAACAGCTATGAGGCATCCAGCACTGCAAAATTTCTCCATGGCCGCACAGAGACAATCCGGTCAACAACCATCCACACAAAGCGCTGCACACATGCCTTTGTTCACCAAGCCAACCAGCACTCTGTGCAGGAACTGCGTGGGATGCTGGATGAGTGCTCCAGGTATCACAAGCAGCTCATTAAGGAGGCTGCAGTGG GCCAAGGATTTGACCGACACCTTTTTGCCATGCAGCATTTGGCCACCTCCAAGGGTCTGCCTCTCCCAGCTTTCTACCAGGATACTGCTTATAGTACTATGAACCACAACATCCTCTCCTCAAGTAGCTTGACAAGTCCTGCCTTCAGTTTTGGAGGGTTTACTCCTATGGTGCCTGATGGATTTGGGTTAGGTTATAGTATCCACAAAGAATGGATAAGCTGCTTTATTTCCAGCTACCCAGCTCGAAATGTTACGGAATTCCAGCGGTGTGTTAATAAGTCTTTGGAAGGCATCTTCAGTGTGGTAGAAGGCAAACTTCTCCGTTAA